One region of Paenibacillus polymyxa M1 genomic DNA includes:
- a CDS encoding phosphatase PAP2 family protein yields MQRLVVKLVNLEQRLFKWINGRLHNRFLNFWLYYLTHLGGATFTIASTLLIWWLAPYPWKDSGMKGAIALAVSHIPVAIVKKLYPRIRPYLALPGTNTFRNPLSDHSFPSGHTTAIFSATVPFMLQSPMLALLLLPVAIIVGFSRIYLGLHYPTDVLAGAVIGTSAAIGTVAFWP; encoded by the coding sequence ATGCAACGTCTAGTCGTAAAACTTGTAAATCTGGAGCAGCGATTGTTCAAATGGATCAACGGGCGCTTACACAACCGTTTTTTGAACTTTTGGCTGTATTATCTCACACATTTAGGCGGGGCTACCTTTACAATAGCCTCTACGCTTCTGATTTGGTGGCTCGCTCCGTATCCATGGAAAGATTCCGGCATGAAGGGAGCTATCGCTCTTGCGGTCAGTCACATTCCCGTGGCTATCGTCAAAAAACTGTATCCACGGATACGCCCGTACTTGGCGCTACCAGGTACGAATACATTCCGCAATCCCTTGTCGGATCATTCTTTTCCCTCAGGGCATACAACCGCTATTTTTTCGGCTACCGTTCCTTTTATGCTGCAGTCACCCATGCTAGCACTGTTGCTGTTGCCTGTAGCGATAATTGTAGGTTTTTCTCGAATTTACCTGGGGCTTCACTATCCCACGGATGTACTTGCAGGAGCAGTCATCGGAACGTCTGCAGCAATAGGAACGGTTGCATTCTGGCCTTAA
- the trmB gene encoding tRNA (guanosine(46)-N7)-methyltransferase TrmB — protein sequence MRLRGRKGIRESLEEQQDLVILEPSQYKGKWQQLFGNDRPIHVEFGMGKGQFISQMSYRNPEVNYIGFDMYDELVRRATEKSRLAWSESEVVTPPNIKLALANIEQIENVFEPGEVERIYLNFSDPWPKAKHARRRLTHPRFLDKYRQLLNSKGQIHFKTDSETLFEFSLNSFADSGLQMTNISLNLHRDGINEEHVMTEYEQKFMGKGMNIHRVEVLIGKDALEEYEKIRLEKYGK from the coding sequence ATGCGTTTACGCGGAAGAAAAGGAATACGTGAAAGTCTGGAAGAACAGCAAGATCTGGTCATTTTGGAACCATCACAGTATAAGGGGAAATGGCAGCAGTTATTTGGTAATGATCGTCCCATTCATGTGGAATTTGGTATGGGTAAAGGGCAATTTATAAGCCAAATGAGTTACCGTAATCCAGAGGTTAACTATATCGGCTTTGATATGTATGACGAGCTGGTTCGCCGTGCTACAGAAAAGTCTCGTCTGGCCTGGAGTGAATCAGAAGTTGTAACACCGCCCAACATCAAATTGGCACTGGCAAACATCGAACAGATCGAAAATGTTTTCGAACCAGGAGAAGTAGAGCGCATTTATCTGAATTTTAGCGATCCTTGGCCTAAAGCCAAGCATGCACGCCGTCGTTTGACGCATCCGCGTTTTTTGGACAAGTATCGGCAGCTTCTGAACAGCAAAGGACAAATTCATTTTAAGACGGACTCGGAGACATTGTTTGAGTTTTCTCTGAATTCATTCGCTGATAGTGGTCTACAAATGACGAATATTTCGTTAAACCTTCATCGTGATGGAATCAATGAGGAGCATGTCATGACAGAGTATGAACAAAAGTTCATGGGTAAAGGTATGAATATTCATCGTGTCGAGGTGCTGATTGGCAAAGACGCTTTGGAAGAGTACGAAAAAATACGACTCGAAAAATATGGAAAGTAA
- a CDS encoding glycosyltransferase family 2 protein yields MLDAIFVTLQIILALIAVYQFAFSLFGLVRKKRKEQAAPEKSFAILVAAHNEEQVVGALMENLKQLDYPKELYDVFVICDNCTDKTADIVRAHGMNACERTNPNLRGKGYAIEWMLKELWAMRRQYDAIVMFDADNLAHTNFLSEMNNDLCSGARVIQGYIDTKNPEDSWITAAYGVSYWYINRLWQLSRHNLNMANFLGGTGMCFETNLLKEMGWGATSLVEDLEFTMRCTQRNVYPRFNYDAKVYDEKPLTFKASSRQRLRWMQGHFTVARRYFFPLLWQSIKHRSLIKFDMALYGLNVYIVLFTFLMTVAMWIDIVLFGGPNIENIYVQFPAWTGFVAVSLNIITFLIAMILEKVTFKKVYLYLLLFPVYLISWYPITFYAFFTQNNKQWSHTQHTRVVRLEEVQSKQG; encoded by the coding sequence ATGTTAGACGCTATTTTCGTGACGCTCCAGATCATACTGGCGTTGATCGCAGTCTATCAGTTTGCATTCTCCTTGTTCGGATTGGTTCGTAAGAAAAGGAAAGAGCAGGCGGCTCCAGAAAAATCATTTGCTATTTTAGTCGCTGCCCACAATGAAGAACAAGTTGTCGGAGCACTGATGGAAAATTTAAAGCAGCTTGACTATCCAAAGGAACTGTACGATGTATTCGTAATCTGTGATAACTGCACAGATAAGACAGCGGACATCGTTCGCGCTCACGGCATGAATGCTTGTGAACGTACGAATCCGAATTTGCGTGGTAAAGGCTATGCTATTGAGTGGATGCTCAAAGAGCTATGGGCTATGCGGCGTCAATATGATGCCATTGTCATGTTTGATGCCGACAATTTGGCGCATACCAATTTCCTGAGCGAAATGAATAATGATTTGTGCTCAGGTGCTCGTGTTATCCAGGGATACATTGATACTAAGAACCCTGAGGACTCTTGGATCACAGCAGCATACGGGGTATCTTATTGGTACATCAACCGTCTGTGGCAGTTGTCACGTCACAACCTGAATATGGCTAATTTCCTCGGTGGTACAGGCATGTGCTTTGAAACAAATCTGCTCAAGGAAATGGGCTGGGGTGCAACAAGTCTGGTAGAGGATTTGGAATTCACTATGCGTTGTACACAACGCAACGTGTATCCAAGATTTAATTACGATGCCAAGGTGTATGATGAGAAGCCGTTGACGTTCAAAGCTTCTTCTAGACAGCGTCTGCGCTGGATGCAAGGTCACTTCACGGTTGCTCGTCGTTATTTCTTCCCGTTGCTGTGGCAGAGTATCAAGCATAGAAGCCTGATTAAATTCGATATGGCTCTTTATGGTCTGAACGTGTACATCGTACTGTTTACCTTTTTGATGACAGTAGCGATGTGGATAGATATTGTATTATTTGGTGGTCCCAATATTGAAAATATCTACGTACAATTCCCTGCTTGGACCGGTTTTGTGGCTGTGAGTCTGAATATTATCACCTTTTTAATCGCGATGATCTTGGAAAAGGTCACGTTCAAAAAAGTATATCTGTACTTGCTGCTGTTCCCAGTCTATCTGATTTCGTGGTATCCGATTACGTTCTATGCGTTCTTTACACAGAACAACAAGCAATGGAGCCACACCCAGCATACGCGTGTCGTTCGTCTGGAAGAGGTTCAGAGCAAGCAAGGCTAA
- a CDS encoding YfiT family bacillithiol transferase, with protein MDKDLRYPIGPFVVPDTITEEQLTTWIDDIAELPGQLRQAVEGLNEQQLNTPYREGGWTIRQVVHHLADSHMNSYIRFKLALTEDTPTIKPYDEGRWAEIPDARELPLEPSLQLLEGLHERWVTMLRSLGEDQLHRTFIHPESGQTIRLERNIGIYAWHGKHHTAHITSLKERNAW; from the coding sequence TTGGACAAAGACTTGCGCTACCCGATTGGACCGTTCGTGGTTCCAGATACCATTACAGAAGAACAGTTGACCACATGGATCGACGACATTGCTGAATTGCCTGGACAATTGCGTCAGGCGGTCGAAGGACTGAATGAGCAGCAGTTAAATACGCCTTATCGTGAAGGAGGATGGACGATTCGGCAGGTTGTTCATCATTTGGCAGACAGCCATATGAACAGCTATATCCGTTTTAAGCTAGCGCTGACAGAAGATACACCGACAATCAAACCCTATGATGAGGGGCGTTGGGCTGAAATACCAGACGCTAGAGAGCTTCCACTGGAACCTTCGTTGCAATTGCTGGAAGGACTTCATGAACGGTGGGTGACCATGTTGCGTTCATTGGGGGAAGATCAGCTACACCGAACATTTATTCATCCTGAATCGGGCCAGACGATCCGTCTGGAACGAAACATTGGCATCTATGCCTGGCATGGCAAGCATCACACAGCTCATATTACTTCGCTGAAAGAACGAAATGCATGGTAA
- the rplT gene encoding 50S ribosomal protein L20, producing MARVKGGFVVRRRHKKVLKLAKGYFGSKHRIFKTANEQVMKSLVYAYRDRRQTKRNFRRLWIVRINAAARLNGLSYSKLMHGLKLAGVDINRKILADLAVNDINAFNSLATVAKGKINA from the coding sequence ATGGCAAGAGTAAAGGGCGGATTCGTCGTTCGTCGTCGTCATAAAAAAGTATTGAAGCTTGCTAAAGGTTATTTTGGTTCCAAACACCGCATTTTTAAAACAGCTAACGAGCAGGTAATGAAATCGCTTGTTTACGCATACCGTGACCGTCGTCAGACGAAACGTAACTTCCGCAGACTGTGGATCGTGCGTATCAACGCAGCAGCTCGTTTGAATGGTTTGTCTTACAGCAAATTGATGCACGGTCTGAAATTGGCTGGTGTAGACATTAACCGTAAAATCTTGGCTGATCTTGCAGTCAATGATATTAATGCATTCAACTCTTTGGCAACTGTTGCTAAAGGTAAAATCAACGCTTAA
- the infC gene encoding translation initiation factor IF-3, translating into MINDEIRVREVRLVGANGEQIGIKPTREALQMAIDANLDLVNVAPQAKPPVCRIMDYGKFRYEQQKKEKEARKNQKIVDIKEVWFRSNIEEHDYQTKFRNVVKFLNEGDKVKCSVRFRGREITHANVGQKILERVKTEVADLCTVERQPKLEGRSMIMILAPKSQ; encoded by the coding sequence ATGATCAATGATGAGATTCGAGTGAGAGAAGTACGTCTAGTTGGTGCAAACGGGGAACAAATCGGTATTAAACCGACTCGTGAAGCTCTGCAAATGGCTATTGATGCAAACTTGGATCTCGTGAACGTGGCGCCTCAAGCGAAGCCGCCCGTGTGTCGGATTATGGATTACGGTAAATTCCGCTATGAGCAACAGAAGAAAGAAAAGGAAGCCCGTAAAAACCAGAAGATCGTTGACATCAAAGAGGTATGGTTCCGTTCCAACATCGAGGAACATGACTACCAGACCAAGTTTCGCAATGTGGTGAAGTTCCTGAATGAAGGGGACAAGGTGAAATGCTCTGTTCGTTTTCGTGGTCGCGAAATTACCCATGCTAATGTGGGACAAAAAATTCTCGAACGTGTAAAAACGGAAGTTGCTGATCTTTGTACCGTGGAGCGCCAACCCAAGCTCGAAGGACGCAGCATGATTATGATATTGGCTCCAAAGAGTCAATGA
- a CDS encoding type I phosphomannose isomerase catalytic subunit, which produces MLKPYPLQFQPEFKERVWGGRALEQFGLTPPEGHIGEGWMIADHPNGTTTVINGELAGKGLDEIRQTYGQDWLGAKGVSKKGGRFPLLIKLLDCNDDLSVQVHPTDDYAGLPAGELGKTEMWYVLDAKPDAKIIYGLTEGVTRESLRTALESGDIMGSLRQVPVEAGDTFFIPAGTVHALCAGVVVAEIQQNSDTTYRLYDYNRPGLDGKPRELHIEDSLNVTSYEGAGATTMKTDGLQPGEWLQLASCEYFVVEKGIVDGSWALSTTEDSFTILVICEGSGTITWDNNTESLSCKAGDCFLLPANLGGYTLNDGMTVLRSYLP; this is translated from the coding sequence ATGCTAAAGCCATACCCGCTGCAATTCCAACCTGAGTTCAAAGAGAGAGTTTGGGGAGGACGGGCCTTAGAACAATTTGGTCTAACCCCACCAGAAGGACATATTGGTGAAGGATGGATGATTGCCGATCATCCGAACGGAACAACAACGGTCATCAATGGCGAGCTGGCTGGAAAAGGGCTGGATGAAATCCGCCAGACTTACGGACAGGATTGGCTTGGGGCAAAGGGCGTATCGAAAAAAGGCGGACGTTTTCCACTTTTGATCAAGCTGCTGGATTGCAATGATGATTTATCTGTTCAGGTGCATCCGACGGATGATTACGCCGGACTTCCAGCTGGAGAATTAGGAAAAACCGAAATGTGGTACGTGCTTGATGCCAAGCCTGATGCCAAAATCATTTATGGTCTGACCGAAGGTGTAACTCGTGAAAGTCTGCGTACAGCTCTTGAAAGCGGAGATATCATGGGCAGTTTGCGCCAAGTTCCAGTTGAAGCTGGCGATACATTCTTCATCCCCGCTGGAACCGTGCATGCACTGTGTGCGGGTGTAGTGGTTGCTGAAATTCAGCAAAATTCGGATACAACCTATCGTTTATATGACTATAATCGCCCCGGTCTGGACGGCAAACCTCGTGAGTTGCACATCGAGGACTCCCTTAATGTAACTTCCTACGAAGGTGCAGGCGCAACAACGATGAAAACGGACGGCCTGCAGCCTGGAGAATGGCTCCAACTGGCATCCTGTGAGTATTTTGTTGTTGAAAAGGGTATCGTAGATGGAAGTTGGGCACTTTCTACAACGGAAGACAGCTTCACTATTCTTGTAATTTGCGAAGGCAGTGGGACCATAACATGGGACAATAATACGGAGTCTCTTTCCTGTAAAGCTGGAGATTGCTTCCTGCTCCCTGCTAATTTGGGCGGTTACACGCTAAATGACGGAATGACCGTACTTAGATCTTATCTTCCTTAA
- the rpmI gene encoding 50S ribosomal protein L35, producing the protein MPKMKTHSSLKGRFKITGTGKVTRYKAYRNHLLSHKSKRAKRVLGTNPEMAPGDVRRLKQGLANLK; encoded by the coding sequence ATGCCAAAAATGAAAACACATAGCAGCCTTAAAGGCCGCTTCAAAATTACCGGTACTGGTAAAGTAACGCGTTACAAAGCTTACAGAAACCACTTGCTTTCCCACAAATCCAAACGTGCAAAACGCGTTCTGGGTACTAACCCTGAGATGGCACCTGGGGACGTTAGACGTCTGAAACAAGGTCTTGCTAACCTGAAATAG
- a CDS encoding BMP family lipoprotein yields MKKLFSMSLVMLLAISVILAGCGNKNQGASNANGGEAGGSAKTSNVQLGMVTDVGGVNDKSFNQSAWEALQAIEKESGVKVKYLQSKSDQDYIPNLNQFVKGDFNLTWGIGFNLANAIGQVAKDNPNKNLAIIDSVVDAPNVKSVVFAENEGSFLVGVVAGKLTKTNKIGFVGGQDSPLIKRFEKGFEAGIKAVNPKAQLNVNYTGAFDKPDLGKAAAATIYNDGADIIFHAAGGSGTGVFNEALARKQQGQQVWVIGVDKDQSLEFGDEVTLTSMVKRVDEAVKRVSQEVIDGKFKGGVETLALKDNGIGLADTSTKNVPKDVLDLVEQYKQKIIKGEITVPSK; encoded by the coding sequence ATGAAGAAATTGTTTAGTATGTCTTTGGTTATGCTGCTGGCGATCTCGGTCATTCTCGCAGGCTGCGGTAACAAAAATCAAGGTGCGTCCAACGCAAATGGTGGAGAAGCAGGCGGTTCTGCCAAAACATCAAATGTCCAACTTGGCATGGTTACTGATGTGGGTGGAGTAAACGACAAATCGTTTAACCAATCTGCTTGGGAGGCACTTCAAGCTATTGAGAAAGAATCAGGCGTTAAAGTTAAATACCTGCAAAGTAAATCCGACCAAGATTATATTCCTAACCTCAACCAATTCGTTAAGGGTGATTTCAACCTGACTTGGGGAATCGGTTTTAATCTAGCTAATGCGATTGGACAAGTAGCAAAAGACAATCCGAACAAAAATTTGGCGATCATTGATAGTGTTGTGGATGCGCCTAACGTTAAATCGGTTGTATTTGCTGAAAATGAAGGTTCCTTCCTGGTGGGGGTTGTGGCTGGTAAACTTACTAAAACAAACAAAATTGGTTTTGTGGGTGGACAAGACAGCCCGCTGATCAAACGTTTTGAAAAAGGATTTGAAGCAGGGATTAAGGCTGTTAATCCAAAAGCACAACTGAATGTGAACTATACGGGTGCATTTGATAAGCCAGATCTCGGTAAGGCTGCAGCAGCAACGATCTACAACGATGGTGCGGATATTATTTTCCATGCAGCTGGCGGATCAGGAACAGGCGTATTTAACGAAGCACTCGCGCGTAAGCAGCAAGGTCAGCAAGTATGGGTTATCGGTGTAGATAAAGACCAATCACTTGAGTTTGGTGACGAGGTAACATTAACTTCCATGGTAAAACGCGTAGATGAAGCAGTAAAACGCGTATCCCAAGAAGTAATTGACGGTAAGTTTAAGGGCGGTGTCGAAACACTGGCTCTGAAAGATAACGGAATTGGTTTGGCAGATACATCTACAAAAAACGTTCCAAAAGACGTGCTTGATCTTGTAGAACAATACAAGCAAAAAATCATTAAAGGCGAGATTACAGTCCCTTCGAAATAA
- a CDS encoding alpha/beta fold hydrolase: MREYTFTIAEDDGTELFAYRWLPEPNIPIKGIVQVSHGMCETSYRYIRLAEKLTASGYGVYANDHIGHGRTAGDPDKLGMPGANAFNRMAKGMLELGEIAAKEFPDQSRFLLGHSMGSFLTQKIMYDDQQAYHGFILSGTNGRRSLLKLGEQVALLQAKLQGMDHRSMLLNAMVFGGFNRAFRPVRTAFDWLSRDPEEVDQFVHDPLCGAICTTGFFLDFFRLLQEIHWPSSLKNINPKLPVYIFAGDRDPVGLFGKGVLSLVDMYRSLELQDLEYRLYPDGRHEMLHETNRDEVMSDIVDWLDRHINTGATSVSVGSGASEASALSASPKSSS, translated from the coding sequence ATGCGGGAATACACCTTCACCATCGCTGAAGATGACGGAACAGAGCTATTTGCTTATCGATGGCTGCCCGAGCCGAACATTCCCATCAAGGGAATCGTTCAAGTTTCGCATGGCATGTGTGAGACGTCCTACCGCTACATTCGGCTGGCCGAAAAGCTTACCGCTTCTGGTTACGGCGTGTATGCCAACGATCATATCGGCCACGGGCGCACAGCTGGTGATCCTGATAAGCTCGGTATGCCGGGAGCCAATGCATTCAACCGAATGGCAAAAGGCATGCTGGAGCTAGGCGAAATTGCGGCCAAGGAATTCCCTGATCAGTCTCGTTTTTTACTGGGTCACAGCATGGGCTCCTTTTTAACCCAGAAAATTATGTATGATGATCAACAGGCGTATCACGGGTTTATTTTATCGGGAACCAACGGACGACGTAGTCTGCTGAAACTCGGAGAACAGGTTGCTCTGCTGCAAGCCAAACTGCAAGGAATGGATCATCGTAGCATGCTGCTCAACGCTATGGTCTTTGGCGGCTTTAACCGTGCTTTTCGTCCTGTGCGCACAGCGTTCGACTGGCTGTCCCGTGATCCTGAGGAAGTAGATCAGTTCGTGCACGACCCACTATGTGGAGCTATTTGCACGACAGGCTTTTTCCTCGATTTTTTCAGGCTTTTGCAAGAAATTCACTGGCCCTCCTCGTTGAAAAACATTAATCCCAAACTGCCCGTTTATATTTTTGCCGGGGATCGTGATCCGGTGGGCTTGTTCGGAAAAGGTGTGTTGTCGCTAGTGGATATGTATCGAAGCCTGGAGCTTCAAGACTTGGAGTATCGCCTTTATCCTGACGGTCGCCATGAGATGTTGCATGAAACAAATCGCGACGAGGTAATGAGTGACATCGTGGACTGGCTCGACCGTCATATTAACACAGGGGCAACCTCTGTTTCCGTTGGGTCTGGAGCCTCCGAAGCATCCGCTTTATCAGCTTCGCCCAAGTCATCTTCCTAG
- a CDS encoding MGDG synthase family glycosyltransferase: MAKKRVLLLSEGFGAGHTQAAYALSSSLRKLSPDVQTRVLELGSFLNPRMAPLIITAYKKTVVSQPRLVGLVYRHQYKKSLNRLTTLALHRLFYTQTRNILRQLRPDLVVCTHPIPSAVISRLKRLGLHVPLCTVITDYDAHGTWISPEVDRYFVSTPEVMRKLRARGVPVSKIQVTGIPVHPNFWEHPGHDEIREQFGLKPIPTVLVMGGGWGLMNDEVIHRSLTDWREKIQFIFCLGHNDKIRRKMELDPRFNHPNIHIFGFTREIDKLMEVSNLLITKPGGMTCTEGLAKGIPMLFHKPLPGQEEENCQYFTAQGFGEPITSLDVVVKWMNRLLYDFPEIVRKRQEHIHNVARYYPLQSAQSILDILEPNRVLS, encoded by the coding sequence GTGGCTAAAAAACGAGTGTTATTATTATCGGAAGGTTTCGGTGCCGGACATACTCAAGCTGCCTACGCGCTCTCAAGCAGCTTGCGGAAGCTTTCTCCGGATGTGCAGACAAGAGTGCTGGAGCTGGGGAGCTTTTTGAATCCGAGAATGGCCCCGCTTATTATTACAGCATACAAAAAGACTGTTGTATCGCAGCCTCGCCTAGTCGGATTGGTTTACCGTCATCAATACAAAAAATCATTAAACCGTCTTACAACGCTCGCTTTGCACCGTCTGTTCTACACACAGACCCGGAATATTCTTCGGCAGCTTCGTCCCGATTTGGTGGTATGTACTCACCCCATCCCAAGCGCGGTCATTTCACGTTTGAAGCGCTTAGGCTTACATGTCCCGCTGTGTACCGTCATAACAGACTACGATGCACATGGAACATGGATTAGTCCTGAGGTTGACCGGTACTTTGTATCTACGCCTGAAGTCATGCGTAAGCTGCGCGCGCGCGGAGTACCTGTATCAAAAATCCAAGTGACCGGCATTCCGGTTCATCCTAATTTTTGGGAACATCCAGGGCACGATGAAATTAGAGAACAATTTGGACTTAAACCCATCCCGACAGTACTTGTTATGGGCGGCGGCTGGGGCCTGATGAACGACGAAGTCATACATCGTTCGCTTACCGATTGGAGAGAAAAGATTCAATTTATTTTTTGTTTGGGGCATAATGATAAAATTCGTCGTAAAATGGAGCTGGATCCTCGGTTTAATCATCCAAATATTCATATTTTCGGATTTACACGGGAAATCGACAAATTAATGGAAGTGTCGAATCTGCTCATTACCAAACCCGGTGGAATGACATGCACCGAGGGGCTGGCGAAAGGGATTCCGATGCTGTTTCACAAGCCTCTCCCTGGACAGGAAGAGGAAAATTGTCAGTACTTTACGGCTCAAGGCTTCGGAGAACCGATTACTTCGCTGGATGTTGTCGTTAAATGGATGAACCGACTGCTATACGATTTTCCAGAAATCGTTCGCAAGCGACAGGAGCACATCCATAATGTAGCGCGATATTATCCTCTTCAGAGCGCACAGAGTATTTTGGATATACTGGAACCAAACAGGGTGCTTTCCTAA
- a CDS encoding TIGR01212 family radical SAM protein (This family includes YhcC from E. coli K-12, an uncharacterized radical SAM protein.): MKTDLLPAPLLWGDKRFHTWNYEMREQFQNKVFKVMLDAGFTCPNRDGSIAKGGCTFCSARGSGDFAGRRRDDLVTQFNTIRDRQHLKWPNAKYIGYFQAYTNTYAPVEELREYFEVILEQPGVVGLSIATRPDCLPDDVVDYLAELNERTYLWVEMGLQTVHESTSELINRAHDTQCYLDAVEKLRKRNIRVCAHIIYGLPQETHEMMLDTGRAVAAMDVQGIKIHLLHLMRKTPMVKQYEAGLLRFLEKDEYIKLIVDTLEFLPPEMIVHRLTGDAPRDLLMGPMWSLKKWEVLNGIDNELKSRETWQGKYWRKS; encoded by the coding sequence ATGAAAACAGATTTGTTGCCTGCTCCTCTCCTGTGGGGAGATAAACGGTTCCATACATGGAATTACGAAATGCGCGAGCAATTTCAAAATAAAGTGTTTAAAGTCATGCTGGATGCGGGTTTTACTTGCCCAAATCGCGATGGTTCCATTGCCAAAGGTGGCTGTACCTTTTGTAGTGCACGTGGATCAGGCGATTTTGCCGGACGTCGCCGCGATGATTTGGTCACCCAGTTCAATACGATTCGGGATCGCCAGCATTTAAAATGGCCCAACGCTAAATATATTGGCTATTTTCAAGCCTACACCAATACGTATGCCCCGGTTGAGGAACTGCGAGAATATTTCGAGGTTATTTTGGAGCAGCCCGGTGTTGTCGGTCTGTCCATCGCTACACGTCCCGATTGCCTGCCTGATGATGTAGTCGATTATCTAGCCGAGCTGAACGAACGCACGTATCTGTGGGTCGAAATGGGTCTGCAAACCGTTCATGAATCGACCTCTGAGCTGATTAATCGTGCTCATGATACGCAGTGCTATCTGGATGCAGTGGAAAAACTGCGCAAGCGGAATATCCGTGTGTGCGCCCACATCATTTATGGCCTACCGCAAGAGACGCATGAAATGATGCTTGATACAGGACGTGCAGTAGCTGCTATGGATGTGCAGGGCATCAAAATCCATCTGCTGCATCTCATGCGCAAAACGCCAATGGTCAAGCAGTACGAAGCAGGATTGCTACGCTTTCTGGAAAAGGACGAGTACATTAAGCTTATTGTAGATACGTTGGAGTTTTTACCCCCTGAAATGATCGTTCATCGGTTGACCGGAGATGCACCACGCGATTTACTGATGGGCCCCATGTGGTCGCTTAAAAAATGGGAAGTGCTCAACGGCATTGATAATGAACTGAAATCACGTGAAACGTGGCAGGGAAAATACTGGAGGAAGTCTTAA
- a CDS encoding class I SAM-dependent methyltransferase produces the protein MGFLSVLSYAHQLVAARVQPGDTAVDATVGTGADTLFLAKAAGKRGRVYGFDIQQAALDYARRRLEEDTSPSLAEVSLLLQGHEHMREVVPDLLHGKVAAVMFNLGYLPSEGADPTVITHTDSTLVALEAALQLLRPRGILTAVLYPGHAGGREEAEAVLHWASTLPVSSGQSIIYRQLQRDASPYVVAVEKK, from the coding sequence ATGGGATTCCTGTCTGTTCTGAGCTATGCTCATCAATTAGTAGCTGCGCGGGTGCAGCCAGGCGATACTGCCGTAGACGCCACCGTCGGCACAGGAGCAGATACGTTGTTTCTGGCTAAAGCTGCTGGCAAACGGGGCCGCGTCTATGGCTTCGATATCCAGCAAGCAGCTTTGGATTACGCTCGTCGTCGACTGGAAGAAGACACCTCCCCTTCATTAGCGGAAGTATCACTATTGCTGCAAGGCCATGAGCACATGCGGGAGGTCGTCCCAGACCTGCTGCATGGTAAAGTGGCTGCGGTCATGTTTAACCTTGGCTACTTACCGTCCGAAGGCGCCGATCCTACGGTCATCACGCATACAGACAGCACGCTCGTCGCACTTGAAGCTGCCTTGCAATTGCTGCGACCGCGTGGTATTTTGACTGCCGTATTATATCCAGGGCATGCTGGAGGCAGGGAAGAAGCGGAAGCTGTTCTTCATTGGGCTTCTACCCTCCCAGTCTCCAGCGGTCAAAGCATTATTTACCGTCAACTACAACGAGACGCTTCACCTTACGTAGTGGCGGTTGAAAAGAAATAA